Genomic DNA from Fimbriimonas ginsengisoli Gsoil 348:
TCCCATCGCTGAGTAGGGGAGTTTGGTACTGCAGGCGCACCGATGAACTTTCAGCTCGCGAGAGGTGTATAAGGACAAGCCGCTAGATCCTGGGCGGAGGGAGAGCATGCTTCCGCCGCATCGTCTTGATCGTGGATAACCGCTTCTTGGAGGAGAAACGCGTAGATCGTCTTCTCGTCGGCGCCCATGTGGAGCAGTTCGACGATCTCCTGGGCAATGGGTCCATACCCGCTACTTACCGACGCCGGTTTGTAGTGCTCCCACTGACGGTACAGGATGAAATGAACGCGGCGTCGAAGTCGCGATTCCTCAAGCGGGTCGCGCCAGGTCAGTGCGACTTACCTCCGCCCGGTTGGGAGGACGGCAGCCGGAAAACTTCCAACTTGCACGTATCCGGCCCCGCAACGGCGAGGCTTTGGACGGCAGGTTGGAAGTCGGCATCTGTGGCGGCGAAGATGTTCGGGACGAACTTCTGAGGGTTCCGGTCGATGAGCGGGAACATCGAGGATTGAATCTGTACCATCAGCCGGTGCCCTTTCTTCCAGGTGTGAAACAGGTCGTTCAGCTCGATCGGAACCCGCGTGAGGTGGCCGGGCACCATCGGCTCCGGGTGCTCAAGTGAATTTCGGAATCGGCCCCGCATTACCTCCCACCGCACCAGCATCTGGTACCCCGCCATTCGAACGGTGGGGGTGACCAGTGTGTTCGCCGGTTCATCCTCCGGGTACACGTCGATCACCTTGACCACGTAGTCGGCGTCGGTGCCGGTGTTTTTCACATTCAAAGTCGCGTGAATCGGACCGGCCAGCGTTAGGTCTTCTTTCAACGGCTCGGTTTGGTACGACAGCACGTCCGGGCGAACCCAGGCGAACCGTTGGTTCTCCACCATGAATGGCCGGCTCACGCCGCCTGCGGCATCCCCTGTGTGGGGCACCGGCCGCCGCGGATCGCTGGTGTACGCGTCGAACGCCGAGGTTTCCGAGTGCGTTGGAGCCTCCGTCGAAACCGCGCCCTTGGGACGGAGATAGAAGGTGAGAGGCTTTGCTTCTTTAGGCGGCCACACGTCGAACTTGTGCCACTTATTGCCCCCGCTCTCGAAGACGTACGCTTCCGGCAAGCCCGGATCTTTGGCGTCGCGCAGGTAATGCTCGAAGAATGGAAATTGGATCTCCTCTCGGAATAACTTGCCGGTCTTGTTTTCGAACTCGATCGGCCCCAGCCGCTCTCCGTCGTCGGAAGCCCATTGGCCGTGCGACCACGGTCCCATCACAAGGGTGTTCGTGAGACCAGGGCTCCCATGCTCTAGCGCCTTGTATGTGTGAAGAGCGCCCCACATATCTTCGGCGTCGTACCATCCCCCAACGGTGAGCACGGCGGGACCGGCTATTCCCCGGTAATACTGCTCCATCCCCCGGACCTTCCAGAACGAGTCGTAGTTCGGATGCTCGTTCTCGGAGTTCCAAAACTGGTTGTTCCACCGGAAGATTTTTTGATAGTGGGAGAGCGGTCCGAGGTCGAGAAAGTAGCGGTACGCATCCGGGTACGGCATACGAAACCCGGGCAATCCGTGGTCCGTCGGAATGGGTCGCGGCGCGCCGAAGGAGGAGAGGAGCGAGACTCTTTGGGCCAAGAAGAACGCTCCGTTATGGTGGTCGTCGTCCCCCTTGAACCGGTCGGTCACCGGGGCTTGCGGCGAGACCGCTCGAACGGCCGGGTGGGCTCCCAGCAGCGCGTTTCCCGCGTAGAAGCCGGGCTGGGAGATCCCCCATAGTCCAACTTTGCCGTTATTGTTTTGTACATTTTTGAGCAGCCAGTCGATCGAATCGTAAGCGTCGGTGCTTTCGTCGTGCTCGACTCCCCGCTTGTTCAGCTTGGGTGGCGACGAGTACAGGTGCTTCCCTTCGCTCATCCACCGGCCGCGGACGTCCTGAACCACGAAGATGTATCCAGCCCGCTGGAACTCCATGCTAGGCCCTAGCCGCCCGATCCGCTTAATTCCGTAAGGTCCCGCCCCATACGGCGTCCGCTCCATCAGGATCGGCCATTTTTGATTGGTCTGTTTGGGGGCGTAGATGGCGGTGTAGAGCCGCACCCCGTCCCGCATCGGGATCATCGCCTCGGTCTTCGTATAGGTGAGTTTCGGCGCCTCTTGGAATGGGTTTTGGAGGAACGGGGGAAACAGGGGCATCGCTAGCGTAAACCGTAGCAGATTAGGTCCTGAATGGCCAAACCTATTGGGATCGAAAAAGCTGCCAAGAATCAACCACGGTATGCGCGCCGGACTCGTTGCTCTCTTGATCGCTCTCCCCCTCCTCGCCCTCGGCGCATCCATGGCGAGCCATCCAGCCTCGGGACATGGGACCGCCCCGGGAGCATTGGCGGCGATGGCCTTTGGAGCCGTTTCGATGTTTGGCCGGCGACGAACTTGATGTGGCTAGTCGGAAGTTTCGTAATCCCTTGGAAAAGGTCTGGCCTACGTGAACCCTCCCCCTCGGGAGAGGGAGAGGGTTCCACCGGGCAAAGCCTTGGTTCCTATCCCGTGCTCTGCACCTCCCAAGTACATGTAATGGCATCCTTTCTCTGGGAGAAAGGCTAGTCAGGCGGAACTCTCTCCCACGAAGGCGGACCGAGTCGGTCTGTTATTGATAGTTCCCTGCAGGCAGGCTGGCTAGAAGCGCAGCTTTTTTAGGTCGAGCGGTTTTTTCGACTCTTCTTCCATCTCGGTCGCGAACCGGTGGAGCAGCTTCCAGTAGGTACCTTCCCGGTCGAGGCCGCTCCAGAAGTGGTGGCTTCGATCCGTGAGGAGCACGTAGTGGCCGAACATGTAGTGGGCGACTTCTCGCGAGATGAGGCGGGAGTTGACCATGAGGGCCACTTCCTCCAGGAAGCCGCCGAAGTTTCTCCGGTCCTGCACGGGTACTTCGCACAGCGCGGGATCGTCGGTGGTGATCATCCGGAGGATCTGCTGGAAGACCGGGGTCTCTAGGAAGCGGCGGCGCATCTGGATGAAATGCTCGACTCTCCGTAGGTGGCTCTGGCGAGCGAACTCGAACGCTCCGGTTAGGAACGTGGTCAGCGCCAAGATGGTGCCGCCGATGATCGCCAGGTCCTTCGAAATCTCCAGAGTCACGGCGAGAGATTACTTCTTTGCTCCATGCAACTGATTAGTTGTATGATACAAGTATGTCGATCGCCGCGATCCGGGCCGCTTCGCGTCAGATGGTTCGGGAACTTGGAATGCTGGATAGTCGCATCGGCTGTCTCGACATGAGTGGGGCTCAGGCGCATGCACTTATGGAGATCGAAGCCAGCGGCAGCCTGACCTCCGGAGAGCTTTCCCAGCGACTCAACCTCGACCCGTCGACGATCAGCCGCACCGTCGCGCGGGTGATCGAAAGGGGGTGGGTCACCGCCGACGAAGGGGACGACCGCCGTAGCAAGCCATTGATGCTGTCTCCGGCCGGGCGAGACAAGTTGGAACAGCTCCATCGGTTTGCCGACGGGCAAGTCTCGGAGGCGCTCGCCCTTCTCACTCCTTCCGACCAGCAGTTGGTGGTGCAAGGGCTGGAAACTTATTCCCGAGCCCTTAGCCTGGCTCGTCGTCAGCGGGAGTTCACCATTCGCCCCATCGAGGCCCGAGACGATGCGGCGGTGGCCCGGATCATTCGGACCGTGCTGGTCGCCTTCGGAGTTACCGGGCCCGGCTCGGCGTTGTACGATCCCGAGGTCGACTCGATGACCGCGGCCTACTCGGAACCGGGTTCCGAATACTTCGTGCTGGAGCGGGGCGGAAAGGTGGTCGGCGGCGCCGGTTACGGCCCGCTTGCGAATGGAGACGGAACGGTCGCCGAGGTGCGCAAGATGTACTTCCTGCCGGAAGTGCGAGGGTTCGGCATGGGTCGCCGGATGTTGGCGAGGGTGCTCGACGGCGCTCGCGGGGCGGGATACCGCGAGATGTATTTGGAAACGGTTGCGCGTATGACCGCGGCTCGAAGCTTGTACGAATCGATGGGCTTTCGTCAACTTGATTCGGCGCAGGGGTGCACCGGTCACACCGCTTGCGAGATCTGGTACGGCCTCACCTTCTGACCGGCTCGACTGAACTTCTCGTTATGCCGTTGCGTCAGTGGCCTTTCGAACAGCATGGTCGGAACCGCTCTCACGCTCTTTGCCACCCTCGCCCTTTCTCCTGTATGCGGCACGAAGCCTCCTCTCACGAGGTTGGCTACGGCCGCCGCCCCGGGGATCGAGGCGATCGTTCCGACGGCCGGCGGTTACTACGCCCTTCGGCGCGCCGAGGAGCAGCGGAGCCTGTGGCTTGGCGACGCGCGGGGGAACCTCGTGTTTTGGGATAAGAGCCCCGACAACTCCACCTTGCTTGGGGCGGATCGAGACGGCCAGCCGGTGCTTGCCTCCGCAAAGTCGGTCCTTTCGCCGCGCCAGCGGAAACAGCCGATTCTGGTTCCGTGGGTGGAAGGCAAAACGCGTGGGGTCCAGCACGGCGTCTTCGTATCCGGAGGCGTTGGATCGATAACTCTGCAATGGAGCGAGGTGCGTGGGCCGGCTTGGACGCGTGACCGGCCGAGGCAATTGATCTTGGACGCTCCGTACGACCGGAGGATTTCCTCGGTGGGGGTTTCCCCATCGCTGAAGCGAGTGGCGGTATCGGCTAGCGGGTCGGCGGCAAGCCTCTTACTGTTCGACCTCCAAGTAGGCTCACCGCCCACGGCGGAAGTGCCTCTTCACTGGTCGGACGGAGGCATGCTGCCGAAGGACGCTCAGATTAATGGCCTGACGCTTATGGACGACCGGTTCGCGCTCGCCTTGATCGGCACCTCAGACAGCAGTACGGCCGGTGAACTCTCTCGCTTGTCTTTGAGCCGTATCTCGCTCTACACGGGAGAGGTGGAGCCGCTTGGCGAGTTCCTAGTTTCGAATCCCTCTCACGCCATTGCGCCGCTAGCGGATGGGACGTTCGCCTTGTTAGCAGTCGAGCAACGAGAACTCTCTCCGAAGCCTTTCGTGACGGTCGATACTCGCCGGGTCGTTTACGTGATGCAGTTGGCGAAGCCGTAGGACCGGTTTCGCTAGGGCTCCATGAACTTCCGCCCATAAAAGATCGCGCAAAACGTGAAGAACACAAATGGGAGCAGGAAGCACGGCCGGCGATCCGTGTACAGATGGACGAGTTGGAGGATGGCCAAGAGGCTCCACATCGCCACGATCCCGACATATACCCAGTGAGCTTCCCGACGCCGCCTTAGCTTTTCCGCGCCTTGGGAAGCGGCAGCGTTTGAACGAGACGGCCGGACTTCAGGCTATATACAAGTACCCGGTCGGTTTGCTCTTCGATCCCGTAATCTCCGAGCGGCCAGAGCACTTTGGCGATCGGCCGGCGGGCCCCGTCGGGTAGGTGAAGCGCAAAGTAGCGACCGACGGCCGGGTCTTCCTCTTTGCGGCTGAAGATCAGATAGGGGCTATCGCCGATGTACGAGTCGGCGAAGTAGAGGGGCGGCGGCTTGCCACCTTCGTAAGAGGGGATGCGGATCACTTTGAACGACTTTCCGCGGGCCAAGTCGAGGGCATGGACCCACTGATCGTTGCCGCCTTGCATTTCGTCGGCGACGAAGACGATGTACCGGCCGTCCGCTAACCCCGCCGGAACGCTCTTGTCCGGGATGTCGGCGAAGAGTTTGCCCGCGGTCCCATCCGGATTGAGTCCGTACACGCCGTCGCCCTCGAGCACGTAGCGGCGTCTCTTGAACTCGTAAATTCGTTTGGGCGGCGACCGGTACAGCATCGACGGGAGTTCCGAAAGCCGCCGGACCCACTCCACTACGTCCTTCCCGGGGCGCTGACGCACTAGAATCTGCGGACCGGTCGGCTCGCCGGAAGGTCCCATGTAGCGCAAGTTCATCACCGCGAATGTGCCGACGTGTTTCACCTCGTAGAAGTCGGCGTACTCGGCGCCCACTCCCCCGCCGTTTCGGTCCATGTATCGAAGCTCGTTCGCCTCCTTATGCCCGCCCCACCGCTCATCGTCCTTGAGCCAATCGTGGAACGTCTTGGCTGGGTCCACGCTTTTCGGGAAGGTCCGCGCCGGCGTCGAGATGGGTCGCCCGTGCAGCAGAAGGGTCCGCGTCTTGATCCGCACGGCAAGGTTTCCGTCCACGCGAATCAATCTGGCAACGCGGGCGTCGGACGCGGACGACATCGCCGCGAGCATTGCGCAAGGAACCCATAGAACCGTTTTCATGCTCTTGGTATCTGACGCGGCAGTTCGCCGAGGGGAACAAACTTTTCGGAGCGATTCGGCGATGGGCGGCATTGGCAGACCTTATAGACTGCGGTGGCCTGCCACCGCTTTTGTAAGCGAGCCCGCGAGCGTGCGGATAGACCCCCTACGTCCGAGGGGCGTGTAGACGCAGGTTGGCTCATACCTGCGCCCGGTGTACCTTCGGTGCACCGGGATCATCGGTGAGGGCGCCGACGCTACGTCCAGAGCCTTGTCGTCGGAGGCCAAACCGATTGCCCCGCCGTCGGGCAGGGTCCGGCCACCGGCCGGGCAATCTCTACGGACTCTTTGGAAGGACATGTGCTCGCGCCTGCGGGCAGCGCCCCGACGATCCGCATGTTTGGTCAAAGGGCGAAACTTCCCGCGCAGGTACGAACCAACCTGCGGCTCCTGGTCGGTGCCATCGAACCCGAGCCCGCGAGGGTCTTCAGAAATTAGCCCGGTGGTCGCTCCCGCGACCCCGGGTTAAATGGGGCCGATGCAGATCGACCCGGGACGGGTCGAAGAAGCCTGATACCGGGGCGGGCCGCCCCGGATACCCACGGGCGAGCCGCCCGTGCCACCGAATAGGTCTCCCCTCCTCACGGTTTGAGGAGGGAGACACACGAACTAAGCCTTAGGATCTAGGCCGAGGTGTTTGAGGTAGGCGTCCATCTTCGGCTCGCGGCCCAGGTAGTCGCGGAGCATGTCGCTGGCGTCCATGGTGCCGCCGCGGGAGAGGATTTTTCGGCGGTAGTACATGCCGGCTTCGGGATTCAGGAGACCTTTCTCCTCGAAGCGGGTGAACATATCCTGGGCGTAGACCAGGGACCACTGGTAGCCGTAGTACGCCGCGTCATAGCCAACGAGGTGGCCGAAACTCGCTTGGAACATCGTTCCCGGCTGACCCTTGTACAACTCGATCTCGCCGAGCATGTCGATGCCGGTCTTCGTGGTGTCGATGTCGCCGTTCGGCGCGGTGTGGTACCGCTGATCCACCATGCCGTAGTAGATCTGGTGCTCGGTCTCCAAACCGGAACCGAGCGTTCGCGCCTTCACCATTCCGGCGAGAAGGCTCTTGGGGAGCGGCTCGTTCGTTTTGTAGTGGCGAGCGAAGGTAGAGAGCACGCCCGGATCCCAAACCCAGTTTTCGAACATCTGGCTCGGCGCCTCGACGAAGTCGCGCTCGACGGCGGTTCCGGCAAAGTAGCCGTAGTGCGTCTCGCTCAGCAAGTTGTGCAGGCCGTGGCCGAACTCGTGGAAGAGCGTCTCAACCTCGTCGTGCGGCAACAGGCTCGGTTGGGTCGCGGTCGGCTTGGTGAAGTTGCACACCAGCGCCGCCAGCGGAAGCTGCACCGTGCCGTCGGAGTAGATCTTGTGGCCGCGCAGGCTCCAGCACGCGGCGTGGGTGTACTTGCCATCGCGAGGAAACAGGTCCATGTAGATG
This window encodes:
- a CDS encoding CocE/NonD family hydrolase, with amino-acid sequence MPLFPPFLQNPFQEAPKLTYTKTEAMIPMRDGVRLYTAIYAPKQTNQKWPILMERTPYGAGPYGIKRIGRLGPSMEFQRAGYIFVVQDVRGRWMSEGKHLYSSPPKLNKRGVEHDESTDAYDSIDWLLKNVQNNNGKVGLWGISQPGFYAGNALLGAHPAVRAVSPQAPVTDRFKGDDDHHNGAFFLAQRVSLLSSFGAPRPIPTDHGLPGFRMPYPDAYRYFLDLGPLSHYQKIFRWNNQFWNSENEHPNYDSFWKVRGMEQYYRGIAGPAVLTVGGWYDAEDMWGALHTYKALEHGSPGLTNTLVMGPWSHGQWASDDGERLGPIEFENKTGKLFREEIQFPFFEHYLRDAKDPGLPEAYVFESGGNKWHKFDVWPPKEAKPLTFYLRPKGAVSTEAPTHSETSAFDAYTSDPRRPVPHTGDAAGGVSRPFMVENQRFAWVRPDVLSYQTEPLKEDLTLAGPIHATLNVKNTGTDADYVVKVIDVYPEDEPANTLVTPTVRMAGYQMLVRWEVMRGRFRNSLEHPEPMVPGHLTRVPIELNDLFHTWKKGHRLMVQIQSSMFPLIDRNPQKFVPNIFAATDADFQPAVQSLAVAGPDTCKLEVFRLPSSQPGGGKSH
- a CDS encoding bifunctional helix-turn-helix transcriptional regulator/GNAT family N-acetyltransferase, which gives rise to MSIAAIRAASRQMVRELGMLDSRIGCLDMSGAQAHALMEIEASGSLTSGELSQRLNLDPSTISRTVARVIERGWVTADEGDDRRSKPLMLSPAGRDKLEQLHRFADGQVSEALALLTPSDQQLVVQGLETYSRALSLARRQREFTIRPIEARDDAAVARIIRTVLVAFGVTGPGSALYDPEVDSMTAAYSEPGSEYFVLERGGKVVGGAGYGPLANGDGTVAEVRKMYFLPEVRGFGMGRRMLARVLDGARGAGYREMYLETVARMTAARSLYESMGFRQLDSAQGCTGHTACEIWYGLTF